One window from the genome of Oryctolagus cuniculus chromosome 1, mOryCun1.1, whole genome shotgun sequence encodes:
- the LOC100356259 gene encoding tripartite motif-containing protein 64, producing MDPATLQVFQQELTCPICMNFFLDPVRIDCGHNFCRSCLSLSWEEAETPMCCPMCKEMSEKTNFKTNVVLKKLASAARKYQLNQVTRLQEQVPGEQTEAAGLLTEVDKSLHYQPLSGCPQPEIHDHTMMECAAEESREKLLKEMNTLWELIQELKNNVTEEIKKTHSFKEYVSLRELMIKAQYQKLRIFLHEEEQLQLQALHREAQEISQQLQGSEMRMTQQKHQVINTYRELAEVCHKPDMELLQDMQSVLERAELVQTLRLQGVNPELTLRNITGLREMLNNFRVDNGLRREVARRYVSFSEDLRRTIFGEEHRSAPNHSQRAESFAVWGAQTFTSGQHYWEVDVSSSSNWILGVCYDSSTSDTSNIIHFEEAFLLASLKSNNHYILYTSVPPLTHYVKRPLSMVGVFLDCDHGTVGFYDVDKGALIHCNVPTQFTSPLNPLFWLGPP from the exons ATGGATCCAGCCACGTTGCAAGTCTTCCAGCAGGAACTCACATGCCCAATTTGCATGAACTTCTTCCTAGACCCAGTTAGGATAGACTGTGGACACAACTTTTGTAGATCCTGCCTTTCTCTGAGCTGGGAGGAAGCCGAGACTCCCATGTGCTGCCCAATGTGTAAGGAGATGTCAGAGAAGACAAACTTCAAAACCAATGTCGTGCTCAAGAAGCTGGCTTCTGCTGCCAGAAAGTACCAATTGAACCAGGTCACCAGGTTGCAGGAGCAGGTCCCTGGTGAGCAGACAGAAGCAGCAGGGCTCCTCACAGAGGTGGACAAGAGCCTGCACTATCAGCCTCTCTCTGGATGCCCACAGCCCGAGATACATGACCACACCATGATGGAATGTGCTGCTGAGGAGTCCCGG GAAAagcttttaaaggaaatgaatacTTTATGGGAACTGATCCAGGAATTGAAAAACAATGTGacagaggaaattaaaaagactCATTCATTCAAG GAATATGTGTCCTTAAGGGAGCTGATGATCAAAGCTCAGTACCAGAAGTTGCGTATATTTCTCCATGAGGAGGAGCAACTGCAGCTGCAGGCCCTGCACAGAGAAGCACAGGAGATTTCCCAACAGCTCCAGGGTAGTGAAATGAGAATGACCCAACAGAAACACCAGGTGATAAACACGTACAGAGAGCTGGCTGAGGTGTGTCACAAGCCTGACATGGAGTTACTCCAG gataTGCAGAGTGTATTAGAAAG AGCAGAGCTGGTGCAGACGCTCCGTCTCCAGGGGGTGAACCCAGAGCTGACATTGCGGAACATCACTGGACTCAGAGAGATGCTAAACAACTTCAGAG TGGATAATGGTCTGAGGAGGGAAGTGGCCCGCCGCTATGTAAGCTTCTCTGAAGATCTCAGAAGAACAATATTTGGAGAAGAACATCGCAGTGCTCCCAACCAttcccagagagcagagagctttgCTGTGTGGGGTGCTCAGACCTTCACCTCTGGCCAACATTACTGGGAGGTGGATGTGTCATCCTCTTCCAACTGGATTTTGGGAGTCTGTTATGATTCCAGCACAAGTGATACCAGCAACATTATTCATTTTGAAGAagcatttctcctggcctccctgaaGAGTAACAACCATTACATCCTCTACACCAGTGTTCCACCCTTAACTCACTATGTGAAGAGGCCCCTGAGTATGGTTGGGGTGTTTCTGGATTGTGACCATGGAACAGTGGGTTTCTATGATGTTGACAAAGGTGCCCTCATACATTGTAACGTTCCAACCCAGTTTACTTCTCCTCTGAATCCCTTGTTTTGGCTTGGTCCCCCATGA